From one Henningerozyma blattae CBS 6284 chromosome 1, complete genome genomic stretch:
- the TBLA0A10770 gene encoding Zn(II)2Cys6 transcription factor domain-containing protein: MGPQLNKKKVIAKYSKHGCAQCKRAHVKCDEIKPICRRCVKKNINCNYESNLLFKRVLNGSTFTTSKIQISSNPIQQNTNLSLLYSTKDSDHLETISSSNYLTPSSNGIPIISGDDNQVLQRKFHSTNGNQHFNLKEELGLKPNYFSNLCEVNNYKINYSMFFPRNDIHLTSILTFGNNCNLDVNIIPILSDSFLRDKNILNFKKHIDHIIENFDPVKNSVNILNIDFEGKTDSHGRKNYNNKVEKGDKEGYDSHGLRNSISNYDNQKEIMINKVDLCDPEFIKFCWDIFITIFSKNFLNSNNIFSKKKLFSSLIKLSETYPVIHESVRFFSSTMLKNYYFLKRKLNYSNFWDRHIRMPSINFLHKSVKILSLKPDKVLEDWITILIISIIMIGPNSVSKSSGWRYHMHQVFLLIELIEFKLINREIIKINQKDEINLNNKDNSRYYIYIDDNNSIDRDLIDVYLIFRSFFLYSEVCSILTCENSSIISSTNILRKYFAFYNSINFFKISGEYDLLFGSNASIQNLISELSIMLCDLKESRGINLSGNHILKLKFINNEEISRSNLIEYGNTFLRILSKDINTYKVRGYDDRNYSNKLKFSEIENIKQRAICKNRHKVIFLALNLYIKVFYLELEKTNVYAVTELLEDLLESWYQMPDTRLPDSISFWTIYFGCLTSLVISKEIYYSQFINILKKELLLVFKILLN, from the coding sequence ATGGGTCCACAActaaataagaaaaaggTAATAGCAAAATATTCGAAGCATGGCTGTGCACAATGTAAAAGAGCTCATGTGAAGTGTGATGAAATTAAACCAATTTGTAGAAGATGcgtaaagaaaaatattaactgCAACTATGAATCAAACCTATTATTTAAACGCGTTCTTAATGGTTCGACTTTTACTACATCAAAAATCCAAATCTCTTCTAATCCAATACAACAGAATACGAATTTATCTCTCTTGTATTCCACAAAAGATTCAGATCATCTTGAAACAATATCCTCGAGTAATTATTTGACTCCTAGTTCCAATGGCATACCTATTATATCAGGGGATGATAATCAAGTTCTTCAACGAAAATTTCATTCAACAAATGGAAATCAAcattttaatttgaaagaagAATTGGGTTTAAAGCCTAATTATTTCAGCAATTTGTGTGAAGTTAACAACtacaaaatcaattacTCGATGTTTTTTCCTAGAAACGATATTCATCTAACAAGTATTTTAACTTTCGGCAATAATTGCAATTTAGatgtaaatataattccaattcttAGCGATTCGTTTCTTAgggataaaaatatattgaactTTAAAAAACATATTGATCATATAATTGAGAATTTTGATCCAGTTAAAAATAGTGTGAACATATTGAATATAGACTTTGAAGGAAAAACTGATAGCCATGGAAGGAAGAATTATAACAATAAGGTCGAAAAAGGTGATAAAGAAGGATATGATAGCCATGGCTTAAGGAATTCTATATCTAATTATGACAaccaaaaagaaataatgattAATAAAGTCGACTTATGTGATCCagaatttatcaaattttgttgggatatatttataacgatattttcaaagaattttttaaattcaaacaatattttttccaaaaagaAACTTTTTAGcagtttaataaaattatcagaAACTTATCCAGTAATTCATGAATCAGTTAGATTTTTCTCCTCAACAATGctaaaaaattactattttttgaaaagaaaattgaattacTCTAATTTTTGGGATCGGCATATTAGAATGCCCAGCATAAACTTTCTGCATAAATCAGTTAAAATTCTAAGTTTGAAGCCAGATAAAGTTTTAGAAGATTGGATcacaatactaataatatcaataataatgataggCCCAAATTCAGTAAGCAAAAGTTCTGGATGGAGGTATCATATGCATCAggtatttttattgatagAATTgatagaatttaaattaattaatcgTGAgatcattaaaattaatcaaaaagatgaaattaatttaaacaataaagataatagcagatattatatttatattgatGACAATAATAGCATTGATCGAGATCTAATCGAtgtatatttaatattcagATCCTTCTTTCTATATTCAGAAGTATGTTCTATTTTGACTTGTGAAAATAGTAGCATAATAAGTTCAACAAATATACtgagaaaatattttgctttttataattcaataaattttttcaaaattagcGGAGAATATGATCTACTATTTGGGTCTAATGCCTCAATTCAAAACTTGATTTCTGAATTATCAATCATGTTATGTGATCTGAAAGAAAGTAGGGGTATCAATCTATCCGGTAATCACAtcttgaaattaaaatttattaataatgaagaaatctCGAGGAGTAATTTGATTGAGTATGGTAATACTTTTCTtagaatattatcaaaagatATTAACACTTACAAGGTACGTGGATATGACGATAGAAATTATTCCAATAAGTTAAAATTTAGcgaaatagaaaatatcaAGCAGAGAGCTATTTGTAAAAATAGGCATAAAGTTATCTTTTTAGCTCTAAATTTGTACATTAAAGTATTCTATTTGGAGTTAGAAAAAACTAATGTATATGCCGTAACAGAGCtattagaagatttattagaatcGTGGTATCAGATGCCAGATACACGTCTACCAGATTCTATTTCATTTTGGacaatatattttggatGTTTGACTTCATTAGTAATTAGTAAGGAGATATATTATTCacaattcattaatattttaaaaaaagaacttTTATTGGTATTCAAAATACTCTTAAATTAg